In Oryza sativa Japonica Group chromosome 2, ASM3414082v1, the following are encoded in one genomic region:
- the LOC4328420 gene encoding tubulin beta-5 chain: MREILHIQGGQCGNQIGAKFWEVICDEHGIDHTGKYSGDSDLQLERINVYYNEASGGRFVPRAVLMDLEPGTMDSVRSGPFGQIFRPDNFVFGQSGAGNNWAKGHYTEGAELIDSVLDVVRKEAENCDCLQGFQVCHSLGGGTGSGMGTLLISKIREEYPDRMMLTFSVFPSPKVSDTVVEPYNATLSVHQLVENADECMVLDNEALYDICFRTLKLATPTFGDLNHLISATMSGVTCCLRFPGQLNSDLRKLAVNLIPFPRLHFFMVGFAPLTSRGSQQYRALTVPELTQQMWDAKNMMCAADPRHGRYLTASAMFRGKMSTKEVDEQMLNVQNKNSSYFVEWIPNNVKSSVCDIPPNGLKMASTFIGNSTSIQEMFRRVSEQFTAMFRRKAFLHWYTGEGMDEMEFTEAESNMNDLVAEYQQYQDATADDEEEDYGDEEEDEVAA; the protein is encoded by the exons atgaggGAGATCCTGCACATCCAGGGGGGGCAATGCGGGAACCAGATCGGGGCCAAGTTCTGGGAGGTGATCTGCGACGAGCACGGGATCGACCACACCGGCAAGTACTCGGGCGACTCCGACCTCCAGCTCGAGCGGATCAACGTCTACTACAACGAGGCCAGCGGCGGCAGGTTCGTTCCGCGCGCCGTGCTCATGGACCTCGAGCCGGGCACCATGGACTCGGTGCGCTCCGGTCCCTTCGGCCAGATCTTCCGCCCCGACAACTTCGTCTTCGGCCAGTCCGGCGCCGGCAACAACTGGGCCAAGGGGCACTACACCGAGGGCGCCGAGCTCATCGACTCCGTCCTCGACGTCGTCCGCAAGGAGGCCGAGAACTGCGACTGCCTCCAAG GATTTCAAGTCTGCCACTCTCTAGGAGGAGGAACTGGTTCTGGTATGGGTACCCTGCTCATCTCAAAGATCAGGGAGGAGTACCCGGACAGGATGATGTTGACATTCTCAGTTTTCCCCTCACCAAAGGTTTCTGATACCGTGGTGGAACCTTACAATGCCACACTATCTGTCCATCAGCTTGTTGAGAATGCCGATGAGTGCATGGTACTTGACAATGAAGCTCTATATGACATCTGCTTCCGCACTCTGAAGCTCGCCACACCCACTT TTGGTGATCTGAACCATCTTATTTCTGCAACCATGAGTGGTGTTACATGCTGCCTGCGCTTCCCGGGACAGCTGAACTCTGACCTCCGCAAGCTGGCGGTTAACTTGATCCCCTTCCCTCGTCTCCATTTCTTCATGGTCGGCTTTGCACCGCTGACCTCGAGGGGATCCCAGCAGTACCGCGCCCTCACTGTCCCGGAGCTGACCCAGCAGATGTGGGACGCCAAGAACATGATGTGCGCCGCCGACCCCAGGCACGGACGCTACCTCACGGCGTCAGCCATGTTCCGCGGGAAGATGAGCACCAAGGAGGTGGACGAGCAGATGCTCAACGTCCAGAACAAGAACTCGTCCTACTTCGTGGAGTGGATCCCGAATAACGTGAAGTCGAGCGTGTGCGACATCCCTCCCAACGGCCTGAAGATGGCGTCCACCTTCATCGGCAACTCGACGTCGATCCAGGAGATGTTCCGCCGCGTGAGCGAGCAGTTCACGGCCATGTTCAGGAGGAAGGCCTTCTTGCACTGGTACACCGGGGAGGGGATGGACGAGATGGAGTTCACCGAGGCCGAGAGCAACATGAACGACCTGGTGGCCGAGTACCAGCAGTACCAGGACGCGACagccgacgacgaggaagaggactacggcgacgaggaggaagacgaggttGCTGCCTAA